One window from the genome of Mycolicibacterium gadium encodes:
- a CDS encoding alpha-ketoacid dehydrogenase subunit beta, translated as MSKTAYRTAVHDSIRDAMVADPRVVLMGEDVGAYGGTYAVSKGLLEEFGPERVRDTPLSELGFVGIGIGAALGGLRPIVEVMTVNFSLLALDQIVNTAAALRHMSGGQFSVPLVVRMATGAGRQLAAQHSHSLEGWYAHIPGIKVVAPATVADAYGMLPTALAEPDPVIIFEHVQLYNTSIDIDALTPTDIDRAVVRRAGKDVTVIAYGGCLPKALDAADELSLAGIDCEVIDLRVLRPLDDDTILTSVRGTHKVVVVDEAWRTGSLAGEISARIVENAFYDLDAPITRVCTEEVPIPYPKHLEEAALPQKDKIVAAVKSLFGQSS; from the coding sequence ATGAGCAAAACGGCATACCGCACCGCGGTGCACGATTCCATACGCGACGCGATGGTCGCCGACCCGCGGGTGGTGCTGATGGGCGAGGACGTCGGCGCCTACGGAGGCACCTACGCGGTGTCCAAGGGCCTGTTGGAGGAGTTCGGGCCGGAGCGGGTGCGAGACACCCCGCTGTCGGAGCTCGGCTTCGTGGGTATCGGAATCGGTGCCGCACTGGGCGGATTGCGCCCGATCGTCGAGGTGATGACGGTCAACTTCAGTCTGCTGGCCCTGGATCAAATCGTGAATACCGCTGCGGCGCTGCGGCATATGTCCGGCGGCCAGTTCTCGGTGCCGCTGGTGGTCCGGATGGCGACGGGAGCGGGACGCCAGCTGGCCGCGCAGCACTCCCACAGCCTGGAAGGCTGGTACGCACACATCCCCGGAATCAAGGTGGTAGCCCCGGCGACGGTAGCCGACGCCTACGGGATGCTGCCCACCGCGCTGGCCGAACCGGACCCCGTGATCATCTTCGAGCACGTGCAGTTGTACAACACCTCGATAGACATCGACGCCCTCACGCCGACCGACATCGACCGGGCCGTGGTTCGGCGGGCCGGTAAGGACGTCACGGTGATCGCGTACGGCGGCTGCCTGCCGAAGGCGCTCGACGCCGCCGACGAACTGTCCCTCGCCGGAATCGACTGTGAAGTCATCGATTTGCGGGTTCTGCGCCCGCTCGACGACGACACCATCCTCACCTCGGTACGCGGGACTCACAAAGTCGTCGTGGTCGACGAAGCCTGGCGCACCGGAAGTCTGGCCGGTGAGATCAGCGCACGCATCGTGGAGAACGCCTTCTACGACCTCGACGCGCCGATCACTCGCGTCTGTACCGAGGAAGTGCCCATTCCCTACCCCAAGCATCTCGAAGAAGCAGCGTTGCCGCAGAAGGACAAGATCGTTGCAGCAGTGAAATCTCTGTTCGGCCAGTCCTCATGA